In one Sphingomonas sp. AP4-R1 genomic region, the following are encoded:
- a CDS encoding nitroreductase, giving the protein MFNDLSSAAALLATRRSGKARDLGAPGPDSAQLDRILAAATRVPDHGKLAPWRFVIVPQDRRAEFAELLHEAYAAQAETVGKMAREAIEQFAHQAPCLIVALSTPAHASHIPIWEQELSAGAACQNLLVAAHAEGFVGNWLTTWAAFSPKVCHAFGGGRDARIAGFLFIGTPQAELDERPRPDRDSVVAIWQGR; this is encoded by the coding sequence ATGTTCAACGATCTCTCGTCCGCGGCCGCTCTGCTGGCCACACGCCGCTCCGGCAAGGCCCGCGATCTGGGTGCGCCGGGGCCGGATTCCGCCCAGCTCGATCGCATTCTGGCGGCGGCCACGCGCGTGCCCGATCACGGCAAGCTCGCCCCGTGGCGCTTCGTGATCGTGCCGCAGGACAGGCGCGCGGAGTTCGCCGAGCTGCTCCACGAGGCCTATGCCGCGCAGGCCGAGACGGTGGGCAAGATGGCGCGCGAGGCGATCGAGCAGTTCGCGCATCAGGCGCCCTGCCTGATCGTGGCGCTCTCCACCCCCGCCCATGCCAGCCACATCCCCATCTGGGAGCAGGAATTGTCGGCGGGCGCCGCCTGCCAGAATCTGCTGGTGGCCGCGCATGCCGAGGGATTCGTCGGCAATTGGCTCACCACCTGGGCGGCCTTCTCCCCCAAAGTGTGCCATGCCTTCGGTGGCGGACGCGATGCCCGCATCGCCGGTTTCCTCTTCATCGGCACGCCGCAGGCCGAGCTGGACGAGCGCCCCCGCCCCGATCGCGACAGCGTCGTCGCAATATGGCAGGGGCGCTGA
- a CDS encoding GntR family transcriptional regulator: protein MSSADRPVYLRLRDLVIAMILDGRIREGDALPSVRALAAEHGANPLTVAKAYQTFQEDGIVTVRRGVGMFVVSGAADRLRVAARRSFLEDEWPEIAQRIRRLDLDPADLLDHLHA from the coding sequence ATGTCCAGTGCCGATCGCCCTGTCTATCTCCGTCTGCGCGATCTCGTCATCGCGATGATCCTCGACGGCCGCATCCGGGAGGGCGATGCGCTTCCCTCGGTGCGGGCGCTGGCCGCCGAACATGGCGCCAATCCGCTGACGGTGGCCAAGGCCTATCAGACCTTCCAGGAAGACGGGATCGTCACCGTGCGGCGCGGCGTCGGCATGTTCGTGGTGTCGGGGGCGGCCGATCGGCTGCGCGTCGCCGCGCGCCGATCCTTCCTCGAGGACGAATGGCCCGAAATCGCCCAGCGCATCCGCCGCCTGGATCTCGATCCCGCCGACCTGCTCGACCATCTTCACGCCTGA